TTCCAGATGTAATTTTGCTTCTATTTTTTCTTTCAGCACGGTAAATCCGTCTGCTTCGCCATGCATTAAGAATACTTTCCGGGGTTTGTCTTTCAATTCCGATACCCAGTTGATCAGGTCTTCCTGATCGCCGTGGGCCGACAATCCTTCAATTTCTATTATCCGGGCCGCAACCGGGTAATATTTCCCGTGTATCTTAATTTCTTTTTCGCCTTCAAGCAATTTCCGTCCGCGGGTACCTTCTGCCTGATAGCCCACAATAATAACGGTTGTTTCCGGAAGTTCAATATAGCGTTCCAGGTAGCTCAACACCCTGCCTCCGGTTATCATGCCGCTGGCGGCAATAACCACTTTCGGCCGGTTGTCATAAATGGCTTCAATGGTATCTTCATACTCGGTTATCATCGTAAACATACTGCACATTTCTGCACTTTCTTCCAGCTTCATTTTATGCCATGCCGTATTTTCGGTAAAAATATCCAGGACTTTAAGCCCCATAGGCGTATCAATAATATAAGGCATATCCGGAATTTTTCCTTCTTTTTTCAGCTGCCAGATCAGGAACATGATGGTTTGCGCCCTTTCTACTGCAAAACTGGGAATCACCACATTGCCGTTCTTGTTAAATGTATCATTAATACAGGCTTCCAGTTCTGCTTTAGGATCGTTATCCGGATGCAGTTTATTACCGTAAGTACTTTCCAGGAAAACATAATCGGCCTGTTTCGGTTTTACCGGAGGAAACATCAGCACATCGTTATCCCGCCCTATATCTCCGGAAAAAACCAGCTTCTTCCCTTCTATCGTTATGGCTATCGAACAGGCTCCGATGATATGACCGGCATAGCTGTACTCGACAAAAATATCCTCTTCTAATGTAAACGGTTCATCTATGTAAACGGTACGAAACAGCGGAAACACTTTTTCGGCCTGTTCAACCGTGTAAAGCGGTTCTGCCGGATTGTGTTTCGAATAATGTTCTTCGTTTGCCTTTTCGGCTTCTTCTTCCTGAATCTTCGCACTGTCTAAAAGGATCAGCCGGCTGACATCTTTGGTCGGATTGGTACAAAATATCTGCCCTTCAAATCCCTGGTGTACCAGCCGCGGCAACCAGCCGCAGTGATCGAGGTGTCCGTGTGTGAGCAGTACATAATCTATTGTGGATGGCAACACCGATATCGGGTTCCAGTTTAAATCCCGCAACGCTCTTTCGCCCTGAAAAAGACCACAGTCCACCAATATCCGGATTCCGTTGCTCTCAATCAAAGTTTTTGATCCCGTAACGGTTCCTGCACCTCCTAAAAACTGAATTTTCATAGTCTAATCATTAAAAATTACACATTTATTTCCGATGTATTCACACAGCTCGGAAGCTTCCCTTATAATATTTCTGATTCTGTTCGAATGGACATTAATATCCGAAAGCAGCTGGCTGTTCTCGATAAGTTCGGATGCCAGCAATACATTACTGATCAGTAGTTTTTCTTTTTCGGCCTGCGTGAGTGTCGTCAGGCAGGTTATCGGAAACAATCCGCTCTGCTCGATTTTATATTTCAGACTTTCCTTATCCGGATAGTCCCAGCTGATCATTTTCAGATCGGAACAGCGGCCAAACTGCAAAGCTTCCGAAGTGAACCGGTTATTTGTAATCACCCAGCATTTGCTGATCGTGTCACTCTGACTGAATACGGAATGGGTTTTATTTTTCAGGTCATTAAACCGGGAAAGGATGTACATGGGTATTTTAACATCGGATTTTACATCGTTGCGGCTGTGAAATTTACATTCCACCATACCTACTTTCAGGTCTTTTTTTACCAGCACATCGATTTCGTGTGTCACACATTTCCCGTTAAGTATCAAATTGGTTTTGGCTGTATATCCTTCTGTTTCGAAAAGTAACGCCACATATTTTTCAAAGAAAAAACCGGCCGGACCCAAAGCCTGAACCGCCGCTTTCAGATTGTAGCGCGCCGCATGTACTTTGGATGATTTTTTGAGTAACTGAAAAGCCAGTCTGTATATCTTTTTGGTGGGCATACCATCGTAGATCTCCTGTTCGATAATGTTCAGGATTTCATTTATCTTCTCTGTACCGGCACCCGACAGATGAAGTGATTTCCGAAGCTTCTCACTGTCAAATTTTACAATATCCCCGGACTGCTTTACAACTTTCATCCTTTTAAAAAAGTTTGGTTACTTCCTTAAAGGTACAAAAAATATTATGAATTTTTCTGCTGATAATAAAACGCCGGAATAAACAAAACCAGGAATAACGGCTGAATCAAAAACCTCCGGATATAAAAAAGGAGCATATAATCCGGTTTATCCGAACTGAGCAGTACCGCAAAAAATGCCGTGAGAAGTACTACCAAAAAGAAAACGTATAAAAGAGCGGCCAGTTTTACCAATGACACGTCTTTAAAGATAAAATAAATAATGAGCAGGGAAAGTACCGTATTTAAAAAGTACCGTAAAAACAGCCCTCCGAATAAGGCTCCGGTATGGTATTCCGGCAAAACGGCTGCCTGGAATTCTCCTTTAAAAAAATCCAGGAACGGATCATAAAAAAGTGCGGCTTCAAAAGCCCGGATACAAACCAGTAAAAAAATCAAAACGGCAACAACCAGCCATCTTCCTTTATTTTCCGATAGTTTTTTTAGCATAACCTGAAAATTTTTGAACCCACAATACCCATAACACAAAAACTACTCCGTAAATAAAAAGCGGAAAAATCACGCCATGCAATAAATGTTCCTGCTCCGGATAGCTGTTTAAAGCAATCGTAATGAGTGCAATTCTAATAACATTCAGGATGTGGATCAGGAGTATTCCAATTACAATATAAAGTCCTGTTTTGAGCCATCGGGACGAAAAGGCGAAGATAAAGGCGGCAAACAAAATCATAATGCTAACGGCATTACAACCTTCCACTACCCGCACTACCGATTTGTTGTGCAGTAAAATATTGACCGAAGCTTCCGTTGGATTGGGTTTTGCAGAAGCCTCCTGGTTAAGGAACAGCAAGGTCTTTTCCACCTGGGAAGCAACCGCTTTTGTAATGCCGTCTGTTTCTCTGTTTTGAGCATCATACTGACTCAGATAGCACTTGTAGCCAACCGTGAGTCCTATATATAGGAGTAGGAATTTTATCAAAAAGATAAAAAAGGGTTTGTATTGTAGCAATAGATTTTTCAAACCGTTTATTTTTAACAAAAATATAAAAATTAAAAGACCTCAAATAAATACTTTTGCAAAAAGAATGTTATGAAATTTCAAGAATTAGAACCAAAAATAACCGCTATCGTTTCGCAAACGGAACTTAACAGAGCGGAAAAGTTAACAAACATCTGTCAGTTACTCAAAGACAATGTCGATTATTATGACTGGGTTGGTTTTTACTTCCGCAACGGTGAAAAAGAAGAATTGATTCTGGGACCTTATGTAGGTGCGCCTACAGACCATACGGTAATTCCTTTCGGAAAAGGCATCTGCGGTCAGGTTGCCGTTTCAAACCAGAATTTTGTGGTTCCCGATGTACAGGCACAGGACAATTACATTGCCTGCAGTTTTACAGTAAAATCGGAAATTGTGGTTCCTTTATTTGTAAATGGCGCGAATATCGGGCAGATTGACATTGATTCCAACGTACTTGATCCGTTTACAGCGGCCGACGAACGCTTTCTGGAGTTTGTAAATCAAGAAGTTGCAAAACTTTTTTAACGATGTTTGGTCATTTTATTTGTCAATTAAAAAAATAAATCTACCTTTGCACACGAATAGGAAAATCCTAATTCACTACATAATAATCATTTAAACAATATTAGCATGTATTTAACTAAAGAAGTTAAAGCGGAAATTTTCGCAAAACATGGTGGAAACGCTGTTAACACAGGTTCGGCTGAAGGGCAAATTGCTTTATTCACATTCAGAATTAGCCACTTGACTGAGCACTTGAAAAAAAATCGTCACGATTTTAACACAGAGCGTTCACTAGTTCTTTTAGTAGGTAAAAGAAGAAGCCTTCTTGACTACTTAAAGAAAAAAGATATCAACAGATATCGTGAGATTATCAAAGAATTAAACATCAGAAAATAATCACAAGAAAAGAGGTGCCCGCGCGCCTCTTTTTGTTTTGTATATTTTGACAGAAAAAGTTTGGTTTTTCATTGGGTATTAGACAACTACACAACAACAACGACAACAACACAACTAAAACCCATTTGTCTAATTAAGAATTAAAATTAATTTTATGGTTCCTAAGGTTACCCAAGAAATTATCGATTTAGGAGATGGTAGAACCATTTCTATCGAAACAGGAAAACTAGCCAAACAAGCAGACGGTTCTGTCGTGGTTCGTATGGGCGATGCAATGCTTTTAGCTACTGCTGTATCTGCCCGTACTGCCAGTCCAGGCATTGATTTTCTACCGCTAACTGTAGATTATCGCGAAAAATTTGCTGCAGCTGGTCGCTTCCCTGGCGGATTTTTTAAACGTGAAGCACGTCCAAGTGACCGCGAAGTATTAACGATGCGTTTAGTAGACCGTGTATTACGTCCGCTTTTCCCGGATGATTATCATGCCGAAACACAGGTAATGATTCAGTTAATGTCGCATGATGAAAATGTGATGCCGGATGCATTAGCCGGATTAGCAGCATCAGCAGCATTGGCAGTTTCTGACATCCCGTTCACAACTTATATTTCTGAAGTTCGTGTGGGACGTGTAGACGGAAAATTAATCATCAACCCAAGTAAAGAACAATTAGAGCAATCTGACATCGACATGATGATTGGTGCTTCTAAGGATTCTGTTGCGATGGTTGAAGGTGAAATGAAAGAAATTTCCGAAAAGGAAATGGTTGAAGCAATTAAATTTGCTCACGACGCGATCAAATTACAGGTTGAAGCACAGGAGAAATTACGTCAAGCTTTAGGTTTAACTGAAGTACGTACTTATGAAGAGGAGAAAAATGACGAGGCTATTTATGCCAAAGTAAAAGAAGCGGCTTATGCACAATGCTATGCTATTGCACAAGAAGGTACTTCCAAACAAGAAAGAGGCGAGAAATTTGCCAACGTTAAAGAAGAAGTAAAAGCTTTATTTACAGAAGAAGAATTAGCTGAAAATGGCGATCTAGTATCGAAATACTTTTCAAAAACACAAAAAGAAGCGGTTCGTAATGTAATCTTAGATTTAGGACTACGTTTAGACGGTAGAAAAACTACAGAAATTCGTCCAATCTGGTGCGAAGTAGATTATTTACCATCGACTCACGGATCGGCAATATTTACCAGAGGTGAAACTCAGGCATTAGCAACTGTAACTCTTGGAACATCAAGAGAAGCTAATATCATTGATTTACCATCAGAGCAGGGAGAAGAAAGATTCTATTTACATTATAATTTCCCTCCATTCTCTACAGGTGAAGCAAAACCATTAAGAGGAACTTCCAGAAGAGAGGTAGGACATGGTAACTTAGCACAACGTGCTTTAAAGAACATGATTCCTGCAGATTGTCCTTACACTATCCGTGTGGTATCAGAAGTATTGGAATCTAACGGTTCTTCTTCGATGGCAACGGTTTGTGCCGGAACATTATCGTTAATGGATGCTGGAGTACAAATCTCAAAACCGGTTTCCGGTATTGCCATGGGATTAATTTCCGATGACAAAACAGGACGTTGGGCGGTATTGTCTGACATCTTAGGTGATGAAGATCACTTAGGAGATATGGACTTTAAAGTTACCGGTACAGCTGACGGTATCACTGCTTGTCAGATGGATATTAAAATTGAAGGTTTAGCATACGATATTATGGAGAAAGCATTAGAGCAGGCTCGTGATGGACGTCTTCATATTTTAGGAAAACTAACGGAAACATTAGCAGCACCAAATGCAACTGTTAAACCAAAAGCACCAAAAATCATCAAAGTTGAAATCCCTAAAGATTTCATCGGAGCTGTTATCGGACCTGGAGGTAAAAACATTCAGGCGCTACAGGCAGAAACCGAAACAACTATCGTTATTAACGAAGAAGGTGATTTAGGTATTATTGAAATTTTAGGTACAAATGCTGCCGGTATGGACAGAGCAATCAGCGCTATCCAGAATACGATATTCTCTCCTGTTGAAGGTGAAACATACAACGTTAAGGTTGTTAAAGTTTTAGAATTCGGAGCTGTTGTAGAATTTGTTCCTGGTAAAGAAACATTACTTCACGTTTCGGAAATTGACTGGAAACGTATTGAAAACGTAGCTGACGTTATTAAAGTTGGTGATGTTTTTGACGTGAAATATATGGGTATTGATCCAAAAACCAAAAAAGCTAAAGTTTCTAAAAAAGCTTTATTGCCAAGACCTCCAAGAGAAGACAAAAAGGAGGATAAAAAAGACACTACTCAACAAGGTTAATTTTTATAGAAATTAATTCATAAAAGGCCCCGTTTCTTAACTGAGACGGGGCTTTTAAATTTTAACCTGCACATCTTTTTATACCGGAACCATTTCCCCTGAGTGCCCCTGTTTTTATTTCCATTTATAAAACAAATTCACTTTTTTAGTTTTTTTCTTTCATTTTTAAATTTAAATTCTACATTTGTAGAAACAACTCTAAAAACATAGAGCAAAAGTTTTTACCAACTGTACGTTTCACAGTTAAACTAACTAAACCCAAAAACCTAAAAACCCACCAAAACCTACCGGAACTTATGACCAATTTACAGAAAGAGAACTAACCAAGACCGGGACCACTCCACCATGAACAGAACAGCCGGCTGAACAGGAATACCGGAAATCTATGACGAATAACAGCCGTTAGTTAAAAGTTTATTACTTCAAACATGCGGATAGCATCATTAAGGATTTCTTTAATAATACCGCCTCTCAATTTGCCTCTTAAAATTTAACACTGTTCCTAAATGTTAATTTTTTCAAAAAGCATTTTCTATAGGATATTATTTATACTTTTGACGCCTTTGTTCATTATCAATTTATCAATCAATCCACTATTTTTATAAATGATATTCAAAAACCCACTTAAACCATTATGCATTATACTGCCATATTCTTTATTTCTTAGCTTTTTACAATTACAAGCCCAATCCGGCGAAATACAATTGGCAAAAGCGTATGACAGCATTGCAGGAATTCAGGGCCTCAGCATTAGCAACGGCCTGATCCACTCCAATCCTTATCCCGTTCAAAACGGTAAATACAGGTATTTTCGCTCCGATAAATTCGAAAAAGGAACCGTCATTTACAATGACCAGTATTATTATGACATCGATGTTAAATACGATCTCTACAATGATATTTTAATCTTCAAACCCGTAGGTGAAACCAACAATGTGGGAATTGAACTGATTCCGCAAAATGTCAATGCCTTTCTCATTAACGGCAAACGCTTTGTCAATCTCAACAAGGTTGTTTCTCCCCTGTTCACTTTTATCAAAGGCTATTATGAAGAAAACATCAGCGGTAAAAACTTTACGTTTTATATCAAACGTCATAAAGACCGCCGTGAAACTGTAACCGGAACAAGGATTTACAATGAATTTGAAAACAATGATGAATATTATGTTTACAGAGACAATAATTTCCACAAAGTAGCTTCAAAAAGTGATGTTATCGCATTATTTCCTGATCTCAAGAAAAAAATCAATGACATCTACAGCATGAACAAATCCATCGAAAAAGAAGACAAAACACAATTCTTTGAAGAGTTAATGCAAAAAATAAACAATTTACTCGAAAATAAAACCCATTAATAATGAGGAAATTTCTACTTACCCTATTTATTATAACTTTTAGCCAGTTATTGTTTGCCCAGGAAAAACAAAAATTATCAATAGAATTCAACAATACTGATATTCAGTCTGCTTTAAAAAAGATTGAAACTACCACTAATTATAAGTTCTATTTTGACAGCAGTTGGCTGGACGCATACAAAACACCCATTACTAAAAGCTATACAGACACCGCTGTAGACGAAATCTTAAGCGATATTTTTGCCAATACGGATCTAAACTTTTTTATAGACAATAAAAACATCATCCTGACCAACAACAGCATCATCTATGACAAGCTGGTGGACAATTATTTTGGAAATACCACAAAATCAAATCCAAATGAAGTGGTGATCCAGGGTGATCCTGTTTTTTATCAGCAATATGACGATGCGCAGGGAAATCCTGACACGCGAAGCAATTCTGTATCTTTAATTGGAAAAGAAGGCAAAAAAACAGGAAAGAAAACATTTGAACTTTCCGGTTATATCAAGAACACCAAAAACGGAGAACCGATATCGAATGTTGTTGTTAAGACTCAAAACAATGAGGCTACCGCAATTACCGATGAAAAGGGTTACTATAGCATGCAGGTACCTTCCGGCTTGAACATTGTTGAAATCGAATCTTTTACACACAAAAAAGTTTCCCGAAAAGTAATGATGTACAACAACGGTACACTAAATATGAGTGTAACCGAGAATGTAACCCAGCTGGAGGAAGTAAATGTGCGCGGAAAAAGACGTGAAGGAGCAAAAGGCAACATTGCCGGTGTGACCACGATCAATCTTAGAGATTTAAAGAATGTCCCTACTGTTTTGGGAGAAAGAGACATCCTTAAGATCGCGACAACAATACCAGGAATCAAAACAGCCGGTGAAGGATCGTCCGGAGTAAATGTCAGAGGAGGAAAAGAAGATCAGAATTTATTCCTTTTAGACAATGCTACCCTGTATAATCCGTCTCACTTCTTTGGTTTTTTCTCGGCAATCAACCCGTACACCATTGATAAAGCAGATATTTATAAAGGTAGTATCCCGGCAGAATTCGGAGGAAGACTATCGTCTGTATTTGACATCAGCACTAAAAAAGGCGATGTAAACAAAGTAACCGGTGAAGCAGGAATTGGTCCGGTGACCAGCAATGTGACCGTTAGTACCCCTATCGTTAAAGGAAAATCGAGTTTATTGGCCGGCGTACGTGCTACTTACTCAGACTGGATTTTAAAATCACTGAATGAAGAATCTTTAAAAAACAGTAAAGCCGGTTTTTATGACGGAATTTTAAAATACAGCCATCAGATCAACGATAACAACAGTATTGAAGCAACGGCTTATTACAGTCATGATTCCTTCAGCATCACGTCGGATTCACTATACAAATACAGCAACCGACTGGCTTCTCTGAAATGGAATCACAAGTTCAATGAAAAGCACAAAGGGGATTTGATCTTAACCAATACCCAATACAAGTTCAACATCGATTTTGATGAAGACACAACCTTAAAATCGTTTGATTATGGTTATAAAATCAACGAAACGCAGTTACAGTTAAAAATGGAATATGCCCGTGACAAAAAGCATACTTTCAGCTACGGACTGTCCAGTAAATTATACGGAATCGACCCGGGATACCTGTCGGTTAAAAACCCGCAGTCACCACTGTTACCGGTTACTATAGCCAGTGAAAAAGGATTGGAATCGGCTTTATTTGTTGGTGATGCTTTTAAAGTAACAGACAAGTTGTTATTCAACATTGGTTTACGTTATTCTATTTTTGCCGCTTTAGGTGCTTCATCGCAAAGAATATACGAAGACAATTTACCGAAAAGCGATGCTACCGTTAAGGAAGTACAGGCTTTTGGCAGCAATGAAGTTGTAAAAACCTATGGTGGTTTTGAACCGAGAATTTCAGCTAAATATTCATTTACCGAAGATTTTTCAGCAAAAGTGAGCTATGACAAAACCTACCAGTACATGCATTTACTATCCAGCAACACGACACAGTCGCCAATGGACAGCTGGAAATTATCAGACATCAATGTAAAACCGCAAAATGCACAACAATTCTCATTAGGTTTTTACAAAACACTGAGCGAAGGCTTGTTTGAAGTGAGCTTGGAAGGTTATTATAAAAAGATGAACAATATCCTGGATTATAAAGTAGGTGCCGAACTGGTATTAAATGAACATATCGAAACCGAACTGTTACAGGGTAAAGGAAAAGCTTACGGGGTGGAATTATTACTAAAGAAAACTACCGGAAAATTAAACGGCTGGGTTGGCTATACCTACTCCAGAACTTTTATCAAGTTAGACAGTCAGTTTGACGAGGAAAAAGTGAATAACGGGGATTATTTTGCTGCCAATTTTGACAAGCCACATGACTTTAGCGCTGTTTTAAATTATAAATTTACCAAGCGTTACAGTTTGTCGATGAACTTTATTTACCAGACCGGAAGACCAATTACCTATCCGGTAGGAACTTACCATTACGGAAATGCAGAATATACCCTGTATAGTGACCGAAACAAATTCAGAATTCCGGATTATTACCGTTTGGATATCGGACTGAATATTGAAGGAAATCATAAAATCAAAAAATTTGCACATAGTTTCTGGAACATATCCGTTTATAATGTGTTAGGAAGAAATAACCCATACTCTGTTTATTTTGTTACCAAAGAAGGAGAGATCAAGGCTTACAAAACCTCTATTTTCTCTATTCCGGTACCAACGGTAACCTATAACTTCAAATTTTAACAGCATAAAAGAATTCGATGAAAACATCCATTTTAACAAAACTCGTTTCATTTCTTCTTGTTTGCCTGAGCATAATGAGCTGTACGGATCCGTATCAAATGAAAACCGATACGTTTGAAGACGCCATTGTTATTGAAGCGACAATAACGAATGTACTGGAAAAACAAACCCTGAAATTATCCCGTACCTATCGTTTTGAAGATGCAGGACCTGTATTTGAAGAAGACGCAACCGTTACCGTTACTGACAGTGACGGCAACGTGTACAACTTCGTTGAAGAAAACGAAACGTATGTGTCCACAACTGCCTTTCAGGCTGTTGCAGGCAAACAGTACCAATTATCCGTTACCACCAGCGACGGCAGAAAATATGTGTCCAATCAGGAAATCTTACCGGCTGTAAACAATATTGAAAGTGTTGCGGCCAGCGTGCAAACGCAGGACAATGTGAGAGGTGTTGAGATCCGGGTAAAAAGTTTCGATCCTACGAACAGTTCCAAATACTACCGCTACGAATATGAAGAAACCTATAAGATTATCTCTCCTAAATGGAGACCTTATAAAGCAGTCATAACCGGTCCGCAGGAAATTGAAATCGTTCCGAGAACGGAAGAGGCACAAACGTGTTACAGCACCGATAAATCAACCGATATTATTTTAGTAAATACAAATGAAACTCAGGAAGACCGCGTCGATTTTGCAGTACGCTTTATTAGTGCTAAAAACTACATCATCAGTCATCGTTACAGTATTTTAGTACGTCAGTATGTTCAGAATTTACATGCTTTCACGTTCTATAAAAACCTGAAAAAAATATCGGGATCCGGAAATATACTCTCTCCGAATCAGCCCGGATTTCTGAGCGGTAACATTAAATGCGTTAACAGTCCTAACGAAAAAGTAATTGGTTTTTTTGATGTAGCATCCGTTTCCAGCAAACGAATTTTCTTCAATTATGCCGATCTTTTTCCTGGCGAACAACTGCCTCCGTTTAAGGTGAACTGTAACGAGATGGAACAAAATTTGTGCTTTAGTCCTGTCCCGACCTGTCATGGTGGTTCCATTATGTCCTATTTAGGCTCCAACACCATGGCTGTATATGAATATATGAGTGCTCCGGTATATGTTCTTGTACCGACACCTTGTGCTGATTGCACCTCGTTTTCTTCGAATGTAATACCTCCGTTTTGGGAATAGAAATGTATTAATAAGGCTTTAAGGATATATAGCTGTTACTTACCATTTCTTACATCGGATTATAGAAAATTATAATTTTATGAAAACAAAAGAAATACTCAAACTGATGTCGCTTCTGCTGATGTGCTTAGGCATATTAAGCTGTACAGATCCGTATCAGATGAAAACGGATACCTTTGAAGAGGCTATAGTTATAGAGGCTACAATAACCAATGTTTTACAAAAACAGGTTATCAAAGTATCCCGCACCTATCGTTTTGAGGATAACGGACCTGTATTTGAACAAAGCGCTCAGGTAACTATGACGGATAGCGATGGAAACCTGTACAATTTTGTTGAAGAAAACGGAGCTTATGCTTCCGCAAATGCATTCCAGGCAGTTCCCGGAAAACAATATCAATTAACGGTAATTACCAGCGATGGTAAAAAATATGTTTCCGATCAGGAAATGCTATCGCCCGTTAACAATATAGAAAGTGTAACTGCAAGTGTAGAAACACGGGATCAAAAGAGAGGTGTTGAAATTAAAGCACAATGTTTCGATCCTACAAACAGTGCGAAATATTACCGATACGAATATGAAGAAACCTATAAAATTGTAGCACCCAGATGGCGATCATACAAAATCCTTATTACCGGTCCTCAGTCGTTTGAACTTGTTCCAAGAACTGAAGAAGCACAAACATGTTATAGCACAGACAAGTCAACAGATATTATTCTATTCAGCACTGATGATAGTGAAGAAGCCCGTGTAGACTTTGCGTTTCGTTTTATCAGTGACCAGAATTATATCATCAGTCATCGCTACAGCGTTTTAGTACGCCAGTATGTCCAGAATCTGAATGCTTACAATTATTATAAATATCTAAAAAAAATATCCGGAACCGGAAGTATATTTTCGCCTAACCAACCCGGTTTTTTAAGTGGTAATATTAAATGTGTAAACAACCCTAACGAAAAAGTAATTGGTTTTTTTGATGTATCATCCGTTTCCAGCAAAAGGATTTTCTTCAATTATACCGACCTTTTTCCGGGCGAACATCTGCCACCTTATAAAATTAATTGCGACGGAATAAAACAAATTTTTTGTTTTACCCCCGGTCCCGGTTGTAACGGTGCACCGATGATGAACTGGTTCTATAATAATCTAATGTGTGTGTATGATGATGAAGAAGCTCCTAAATATCATTTAGTACCCACTCCATGTGCTGATTGCACCTCATTTTCGTCTAACTTAATACCTCCTTTTTGGGAATGAAAAAAAATATCTTAT
This region of Flavobacterium inviolabile genomic DNA includes:
- a CDS encoding DUF4249 domain-containing protein, which produces MKTKEILKLMSLLLMCLGILSCTDPYQMKTDTFEEAIVIEATITNVLQKQVIKVSRTYRFEDNGPVFEQSAQVTMTDSDGNLYNFVEENGAYASANAFQAVPGKQYQLTVITSDGKKYVSDQEMLSPVNNIESVTASVETRDQKRGVEIKAQCFDPTNSAKYYRYEYEETYKIVAPRWRSYKILITGPQSFELVPRTEEAQTCYSTDKSTDIILFSTDDSEEARVDFAFRFISDQNYIISHRYSVLVRQYVQNLNAYNYYKYLKKISGTGSIFSPNQPGFLSGNIKCVNNPNEKVIGFFDVSSVSSKRIFFNYTDLFPGEHLPPYKINCDGIKQIFCFTPGPGCNGAPMMNWFYNNLMCVYDDEEAPKYHLVPTPCADCTSFSSNLIPPFWE
- a CDS encoding DUF4249 domain-containing protein, whose product is MKTSILTKLVSFLLVCLSIMSCTDPYQMKTDTFEDAIVIEATITNVLEKQTLKLSRTYRFEDAGPVFEEDATVTVTDSDGNVYNFVEENETYVSTTAFQAVAGKQYQLSVTTSDGRKYVSNQEILPAVNNIESVAASVQTQDNVRGVEIRVKSFDPTNSSKYYRYEYEETYKIISPKWRPYKAVITGPQEIEIVPRTEEAQTCYSTDKSTDIILVNTNETQEDRVDFAVRFISAKNYIISHRYSILVRQYVQNLHAFTFYKNLKKISGSGNILSPNQPGFLSGNIKCVNSPNEKVIGFFDVASVSSKRIFFNYADLFPGEQLPPFKVNCNEMEQNLCFSPVPTCHGGSIMSYLGSNTMAVYEYMSAPVYVLVPTPCADCTSFSSNVIPPFWE
- a CDS encoding TonB-dependent receptor, with product MRKFLLTLFIITFSQLLFAQEKQKLSIEFNNTDIQSALKKIETTTNYKFYFDSSWLDAYKTPITKSYTDTAVDEILSDIFANTDLNFFIDNKNIILTNNSIIYDKLVDNYFGNTTKSNPNEVVIQGDPVFYQQYDDAQGNPDTRSNSVSLIGKEGKKTGKKTFELSGYIKNTKNGEPISNVVVKTQNNEATAITDEKGYYSMQVPSGLNIVEIESFTHKKVSRKVMMYNNGTLNMSVTENVTQLEEVNVRGKRREGAKGNIAGVTTINLRDLKNVPTVLGERDILKIATTIPGIKTAGEGSSGVNVRGGKEDQNLFLLDNATLYNPSHFFGFFSAINPYTIDKADIYKGSIPAEFGGRLSSVFDISTKKGDVNKVTGEAGIGPVTSNVTVSTPIVKGKSSLLAGVRATYSDWILKSLNEESLKNSKAGFYDGILKYSHQINDNNSIEATAYYSHDSFSITSDSLYKYSNRLASLKWNHKFNEKHKGDLILTNTQYKFNIDFDEDTTLKSFDYGYKINETQLQLKMEYARDKKHTFSYGLSSKLYGIDPGYLSVKNPQSPLLPVTIASEKGLESALFVGDAFKVTDKLLFNIGLRYSIFAALGASSQRIYEDNLPKSDATVKEVQAFGSNEVVKTYGGFEPRISAKYSFTEDFSAKVSYDKTYQYMHLLSSNTTQSPMDSWKLSDINVKPQNAQQFSLGFYKTLSEGLFEVSLEGYYKKMNNILDYKVGAELVLNEHIETELLQGKGKAYGVELLLKKTTGKLNGWVGYTYSRTFIKLDSQFDEEKVNNGDYFAANFDKPHDFSAVLNYKFTKRYSLSMNFIYQTGRPITYPVGTYHYGNAEYTLYSDRNKFRIPDYYRLDIGLNIEGNHKIKKFAHSFWNISVYNVLGRNNPYSVYFVTKEGEIKAYKTSIFSIPVPTVTYNFKF